A genome region from Thermodesulfovibrionales bacterium includes the following:
- the serA gene encoding phosphoglycerate dehydrogenase has product MKVLVSDSLSPRGIEILKRAGLDVDVKTGMAPEALKASIGEYHGLIIRSATKVTAEILESAANLKVIGRAGSGLDNVDKVSATKKGIVVMNTPGGNTVTTAEHTMALMFALARQIPQATTSMKAGKWEKKRFTGVELYNKTIGIVGIGNIGKEVAKRALALEMNVIGYDPYLSEENAAEIGIEKVELPALFGRADFITIHTPITADTRNLISKKTIEGMKNGVRIINCARGGIVNESDLYDALKSGKVAGAALDVFEKEPPENNPLLSLDNLICTPHLGASTEEAQENVAVAVAEQVADYLVNGVIRHAVNFPSVPSEQVSRLQPYLNLAEKLGSFASQAFEGAVTEITIEYRGEASELNTAPVTIALLKGFMTPILEETVNFVNAPIIAKERGIEVREMKSADAGDYQSTLVLRVRTDGKENQLVGTLLSRRDPRIVKVNNFPVEIFPEGNMLFIFNNDRPGVIGNIGSYLGKCNINIARMHFGREQAGGMAISVVSIDAPITETQLSEMKTMPNILSLKVIAL; this is encoded by the coding sequence ATGAAGGTTCTTGTGAGCGACAGTCTATCCCCCAGGGGAATCGAAATACTGAAAAGAGCCGGCCTCGATGTGGACGTAAAGACAGGGATGGCCCCCGAAGCGCTGAAGGCTTCTATCGGCGAATATCACGGCCTCATCATACGGAGCGCAACAAAGGTGACGGCTGAAATCCTCGAATCGGCTGCAAACCTCAAGGTCATAGGGAGGGCAGGCTCCGGGCTCGATAATGTGGATAAGGTCTCAGCAACAAAGAAAGGCATCGTGGTGATGAATACGCCGGGGGGCAATACCGTCACAACTGCGGAACATACGATGGCCCTCATGTTCGCCCTTGCGCGGCAGATCCCCCAGGCTACGACTTCCATGAAGGCAGGCAAATGGGAAAAGAAAAGGTTCACGGGAGTCGAGCTTTATAACAAGACGATCGGCATAGTCGGCATCGGAAACATCGGGAAAGAGGTCGCGAAACGGGCCCTGGCCCTTGAGATGAATGTCATCGGCTACGACCCTTATCTCAGTGAAGAGAACGCTGCCGAGATCGGGATCGAAAAGGTCGAGCTGCCGGCCCTCTTCGGCCGAGCTGATTTCATAACGATTCATACCCCTATTACGGCAGATACGAGAAATCTCATCAGTAAGAAGACGATCGAAGGGATGAAGAACGGCGTGCGTATCATCAACTGTGCCCGGGGGGGGATTGTGAATGAGTCTGACCTCTACGACGCACTGAAGAGCGGAAAGGTGGCGGGGGCGGCGCTCGATGTCTTCGAAAAAGAACCTCCGGAGAATAACCCACTCCTTTCTCTCGATAATCTCATCTGCACGCCCCATCTCGGCGCCTCCACAGAAGAGGCCCAGGAGAATGTTGCCGTGGCCGTTGCCGAACAGGTAGCGGACTATCTGGTCAACGGAGTCATCAGACACGCGGTGAATTTCCCGTCCGTCCCTTCGGAACAGGTCTCTCGGTTACAGCCATACCTGAACCTGGCGGAAAAACTCGGAAGCTTTGCCTCTCAGGCATTCGAAGGAGCCGTAACAGAGATTACCATCGAATACAGGGGGGAGGCCTCCGAACTGAATACCGCACCGGTAACGATCGCCCTCCTGAAGGGCTTTATGACCCCTATTCTCGAAGAGACGGTGAATTTTGTCAATGCTCCCATCATCGCAAAGGAAAGGGGCATAGAAGTCCGGGAGATGAAGAGCGCTGACGCAGGAGACTATCAGAGCACGCTCGTCCTCAGGGTGAGGACGGACGGAAAGGAAAACCAGCTCGTCGGTACCCTCCTGAGCAGGAGGGACCCGAGGATCGTAAAGGTCAATAATTTCCCCGTCGAGATATTTCCGGAAGGGAACATGCTCTTCATCTTTAACAATGATAGGCCTGGGGTCATCGGCAATATCGGATCGTATCTCGGCAAGTGCAATATCAACATCGCGAGGATGCACTTCGGACGGGAGCAGGCAGGGGGGATGGCCATTTCGGTTGTCAGCATCGACGCTCCGATAACGGAGACGCAATTGTCAGAGATGAAGACGATGCCGAATATCCTTTCCCTGAAGGTTATCGCCCTTTAA